Within Planococcus citri chromosome 2, ihPlaCitr1.1, whole genome shotgun sequence, the genomic segment ttgaaataataccctaatttaaatcactgtacgaaatttgactcacATCAGTTCGGTAGTGTTCTTCTAGTGAGAAACTTTGTGATTTAATcaacaaattattctaaaattgttggtgtacccgaattcccattactaatttataataatctacattattaaaaaaaaaaaaaagtcgtgatatcaatcgaaaatacttttaaaaagcaaaaattccgccaaccaaaaaaaaaaaaacttacctataaaaaaacaaaaagaattgtcaacaaaaatctgatattctcAACTTCTTGGAGTATGTACCCAAATTCGCATTAacaatttacaatatgtacacatttaaaaaaaaagtcgtgatatccatcaaaaatacttttaaaaagcaaaattaccgccaaccaaaaaaaaaaaaaaaaaaaaaaaaacttgcaaaaagaattgtcaacaaaaatctgttcattaaataactttattgaaaaaattcatgatatcaaaacatcgccaagcaattttcattcagcagttgtgatcaggaattgatatggaatttcaaattaatttggtacacactgaaataaaatatccataagtttgagaactgaattgaaaaactgggccaagcgccggcggaatttatcggtccggtttttcaattcagttctcaaacttatggatattttatttcagtgtgtaccaaattaatttgaaattccatatcaattcctgatcacaactgctgaatgaaaattgcttggcgatgttttgatatcatgaattttttcaataaagttatttaatgaacagatttttgttgacaattctttttgcaagttttttttttttttttttttttttttggttggtaatgaaattacctattcatttttcatttcagattttatacattttataTGGTGCCATATATGTGCTGCTTCATGAAAACTTATTTCCAGGTAAGGTTACTAATGAAATTATTCGACAAGAAATTAGTAATATTTACTCATCATTTTACTTAATTACCTGCTAACATTGATTGTTCCACTTTTCACAGATACATTGACTAATACTGTGATAAGTTTGGCATTTATCGAAACTGTGATACTCTTCTTCACAATCATTACTGCCCATGACGtaagtatgaattttttcaagcaaaaaatacCTTCATTTCTACCACCATCATCAATATATTATtgcatatatgtatgtattggCATTATTCTAACCTGCattattttacagaaaaaatctTTTATGCTGAGATGGAGTATTTTTATAATGCTTCTCAATTCGAGCTTAGTCGTCATCAGCATCCTATATTTTATGCATGAAAATAATTACTCGGTGATAAAACTGGATCAATGTATTTATAAGATGGCCCTGAACGAGATAGAAATGTTTTCCGGtgtttttccaataaaattggagaaatttttgataaattatgcTGCTCCAATATTCGAAAGCGTCCTATTGATTACATTAAGTAAGTTGATTGATGTAAAGTAACTAGAtacatgataatttttttgcacgataattaggtaggtatgtggaGAAGGAAGAAGGAACAATGAAATTCGATcttcaagtaattttcaaaacaaagcaaaattttaagtTCCATAAATCTTCTCAGCTCCTGTTATCTTTTCCAATCCCAGCAATAATGACTGAtgtgattggatctgatcagatcagaataTTCCATGGACCAAGGATCTATTTGACTTCATCCAGATATGATTAGACCATGATCCAATGAGATCTGGTTAGATTAAAGTTTCGATCTAAGATCTgttcagacttgatcagatccaatagggAAGGGATAAGCCTGATCGGATCTTATCAAAagtgaatacctacttacatacatCTGATCAGATGATCAGAATAATTAGAACATTGTTTTACATTGACATAATGCCTAAACATAATTGACACATTATTTGtataaaaatgattaatgaTTTCATCATGAGTGTActcatatttatttatttatttgtttttttttgtttttttttttttttttagttttcaagtaTTCCTCAGCATGGGCCATTTATAAACATGAATTCAGACGTAAAGTTAAGAAATCAGTTCTCGATTTGTTTTCCTACAGCAAATCCCACGATACGTGTCAAACTATATTAGTTTCTTCCGC encodes:
- the LOC135834643 gene encoding uncharacterized protein LOC135834643, whose translation is MYDVSHMLNQYQKQTPRMVTFVVLYFNLILYILYGAIYVLLHENLFPDTLTNTVISLAFIETVILFFTIITAHDKKSFMLRWSIFIMLLNSSLVVISILYFMHENNYSVIKLDQCIYKMALNEIEMFSGVFPIKLEKFLINYAAPIFESVLLITLIFKYSSAWAIYKHEFRRKVKKSVLDLFSYSKSHDTCQTILVSSA